The Apium graveolens cultivar Ventura chromosome 6, ASM990537v1, whole genome shotgun sequence genome contains a region encoding:
- the LOC141664100 gene encoding putative membrane protein At3g27390 isoform X1 codes for MDVPAGFFNTLWSFITFLPFFFLLFLLGLLKGAIICPIAAGIITIGDSAVVIGLWPAHCIWTYYCVIKTKRLGWVLKILLVLCLPLPLVLWPTIVIVASILGGIAYGFFAPLIATFEFIGRNTTEKTLHCFIDGVIPTIGGSCTVVRDLTDFCFHSYFSFMDELIEEIPADENPVDVKLLKLPQCLLVMVLAVPVDVPLITAIALWKSPYMLYRGWKRLFEDLVGREGPFLETVCVPFAALAIILWPLAVVGALIGAFFSSFFLGLYSGVIVQQEDSFQMGLAFLIAVISLFDEYTNDMLYLREGSCFPSLMAARPKYRRNMDPPNSIERMKSIENESVKTKERECLQGTKLASQRSKTLKWAIQQYTVVQVWDWLFKSCEVNGRILLRDGLLDVKDIAECILKGNCKKLEIKLPAWTILQCLLASAKSESPGLLISDDIQLTATNWPRDKMFEWFVGPLLIMKEQIKGMKLEENEEICLKKLVMGYKNENTEDWDDSDFPSSDTVRRAQLQAIIRRLQGIIGFMSRMPTFRRRFRNLVKVLYLDVIETGQEADQDGTHVKPKRGGRFFLGRGQKKDKGNIVETSSRNKSNHADMV; via the exons ATGGATGTTCCTGCTGGATTTTTCAATACCTTGTGGAGCTTTATCACCTTTCTTCccttcttcttccttctcttcCTCCTTGGTCTTCTTAAAG GGGCAATTATATGCCCGATTGCAGCAGGAATCATTACTATTGGAGATTCAGCTGTGGTGATTGGTCTTTGGCCTGCACATTGCATATGGACTTACTACTGTGTTATAAA AACGAAGAGGCTTGGATGGGTTCTTAAGATTCTCTTAGTGCTTTGTCTACCGCTGCCTTTAGTCCTATGGCCGACTATTGTGATTGTAGCAAGCATCCTCGGAGGAATTGCTTATGGGTTCTTTGCACCCTTAATTGCAACTTTTGAGTTCATAGGACGTAACACTACAGAGAAAACGCTACATTGTTTTATT GATGGTGTCATTCCCACAATTGGGGGAAGCTGCACTGTCGTACGAGATCTCACAGATTTTTGCTTTCACTCCTACTTTTCTTTTATGGATGAACTGATCGAGGAAATACCTGCCGATGAGAATCCCGTTGACGTAAA GTTGTTGAAGCTCCCACAGTGCTTGCTTGTTATGGTTCTGGCAGTGCCGGTGGATGTGCCCTTAATTACAGCTATTGCTCTTTGGAAATCCCCATATATGTTGTACAGAGGATGGAAAAGACTATTTGAAGACCTAGTTGGAAGAGAAGGGCCATTTTTAGAGACAGTATGTGTTCCATTTGCAGCGCTTGCAATCATCCTATGGCCTTTAGCTGTAGTGGGAGCGTTAATTGGTGCTTTTTTCTCCAGCTTCTTCCTGGGGCTCTATAGTGGGGTTATTGTTCAGCAG GAAGACTCCTTTCAGATGGGGCTGGCATTTCTAATAGCTGTGATTTCATTGTTTGATGAATATACAAATGACATGCTTTATCTCAGGGAAGGATCCTGTTTTCCGAG TCTTATGGCAGCTAGGCCAAAATATCGTAGAAACATGGACCCTCCTAATAGCATTGAAAGAATGAAGTCCATTGAAAACGAAAGTGTTAAGACAAAAGAGAGGGAATGTTTACAAGGTACAAAACTGGCTTCTCAGAGATCAAAAACACTGAAGTGGGCTATTCAACAGTACACAGTTGTGCAG GTATGGGATTGGTTGTTCAAGTCCTGTGAAGTGAATGGTAGGATACTACTACGTGATGGTTTGCTAGATGTCAAAGATATTGCGGAGTGCATACTGAAGGGAAATTGTAAAAAATTAGAGATCAAATTACCTGCCTGGACCATTTTGCAGTGTTTGCTTGCGTCTGCAAAGTCAGAGTCGCCTGGTTTGTTGATTT CTGATGACATTCAGCTGACAGCGACTAATTGGCCTAGGGATAAGATGTTTGAGTGGTTTGTCGGGCCTTTATTGATCATGAAGGAGCAGATCAAGGGAATGAagttagaagaaaatgaagaaatctGCCTTAAAAAGCTTGTCATGGGGTACAAAAATGAGAACACTGAAGACTGGGATGACTCCGACTTTCCATCATCTGATACTGTAAGAAGAGCGCAACTGCAAGCAATAATTAGGAG ACTGCAGGGTATTATTGGTTTTATGTCAAGAATGCCAACATTTAGGCGTCGTTTTAGGAATCTAGTGAAGGTGCTGTATTTGGATGTAATTGAAACTGGTCAAGAAGCAGATCAAGATGGAACACATGTAAAACCTAAGCGTGGAGGTAGATTTTTCCTTGGACGAGGCCAGAAGAAGGATAAGGGCAACATTGTAGAGACTAGCAGCCGGAACAAGAGCAATCATGCAGACATGGTATAA
- the LOC141664100 gene encoding putative membrane protein At3g27390 isoform X2: MDVPAGFFNTLWSFITFLPFFFLLFLLGLLKGAIICPIAAGIITIGDSAVVIGLWPAHCIWTYYCVIKTKRLGWVLKILLVLCLPLPLVLWPTIVIVASILGGIAYGFFAPLIATFEFIGRNTTEKTLHCFIDGVIPTIGGSCTVVRDLTDFCFHSYFSFMDELIEEIPADENPVDVKLLKLPQCLLVMVLAVPVDVPLITAIALWKSPYMLYRGWKRLFEDLVGREGPFLETVCVPFAALAIILWPLAVVGALIGAFFSSFFLGLYSGVIVQQEDSFQMGLAFLIAVISLFDEYTNDMLYLREGSCFPRPKYRRNMDPPNSIERMKSIENESVKTKERECLQGTKLASQRSKTLKWAIQQYTVVQVWDWLFKSCEVNGRILLRDGLLDVKDIAECILKGNCKKLEIKLPAWTILQCLLASAKSESPGLLISDDIQLTATNWPRDKMFEWFVGPLLIMKEQIKGMKLEENEEICLKKLVMGYKNENTEDWDDSDFPSSDTVRRAQLQAIIRRLQGIIGFMSRMPTFRRRFRNLVKVLYLDVIETGQEADQDGTHVKPKRGGRFFLGRGQKKDKGNIVETSSRNKSNHADMV, encoded by the exons ATGGATGTTCCTGCTGGATTTTTCAATACCTTGTGGAGCTTTATCACCTTTCTTCccttcttcttccttctcttcCTCCTTGGTCTTCTTAAAG GGGCAATTATATGCCCGATTGCAGCAGGAATCATTACTATTGGAGATTCAGCTGTGGTGATTGGTCTTTGGCCTGCACATTGCATATGGACTTACTACTGTGTTATAAA AACGAAGAGGCTTGGATGGGTTCTTAAGATTCTCTTAGTGCTTTGTCTACCGCTGCCTTTAGTCCTATGGCCGACTATTGTGATTGTAGCAAGCATCCTCGGAGGAATTGCTTATGGGTTCTTTGCACCCTTAATTGCAACTTTTGAGTTCATAGGACGTAACACTACAGAGAAAACGCTACATTGTTTTATT GATGGTGTCATTCCCACAATTGGGGGAAGCTGCACTGTCGTACGAGATCTCACAGATTTTTGCTTTCACTCCTACTTTTCTTTTATGGATGAACTGATCGAGGAAATACCTGCCGATGAGAATCCCGTTGACGTAAA GTTGTTGAAGCTCCCACAGTGCTTGCTTGTTATGGTTCTGGCAGTGCCGGTGGATGTGCCCTTAATTACAGCTATTGCTCTTTGGAAATCCCCATATATGTTGTACAGAGGATGGAAAAGACTATTTGAAGACCTAGTTGGAAGAGAAGGGCCATTTTTAGAGACAGTATGTGTTCCATTTGCAGCGCTTGCAATCATCCTATGGCCTTTAGCTGTAGTGGGAGCGTTAATTGGTGCTTTTTTCTCCAGCTTCTTCCTGGGGCTCTATAGTGGGGTTATTGTTCAGCAG GAAGACTCCTTTCAGATGGGGCTGGCATTTCTAATAGCTGTGATTTCATTGTTTGATGAATATACAAATGACATGCTTTATCTCAGGGAAGGATCCTGTTTTCCGAG GCCAAAATATCGTAGAAACATGGACCCTCCTAATAGCATTGAAAGAATGAAGTCCATTGAAAACGAAAGTGTTAAGACAAAAGAGAGGGAATGTTTACAAGGTACAAAACTGGCTTCTCAGAGATCAAAAACACTGAAGTGGGCTATTCAACAGTACACAGTTGTGCAG GTATGGGATTGGTTGTTCAAGTCCTGTGAAGTGAATGGTAGGATACTACTACGTGATGGTTTGCTAGATGTCAAAGATATTGCGGAGTGCATACTGAAGGGAAATTGTAAAAAATTAGAGATCAAATTACCTGCCTGGACCATTTTGCAGTGTTTGCTTGCGTCTGCAAAGTCAGAGTCGCCTGGTTTGTTGATTT CTGATGACATTCAGCTGACAGCGACTAATTGGCCTAGGGATAAGATGTTTGAGTGGTTTGTCGGGCCTTTATTGATCATGAAGGAGCAGATCAAGGGAATGAagttagaagaaaatgaagaaatctGCCTTAAAAAGCTTGTCATGGGGTACAAAAATGAGAACACTGAAGACTGGGATGACTCCGACTTTCCATCATCTGATACTGTAAGAAGAGCGCAACTGCAAGCAATAATTAGGAG ACTGCAGGGTATTATTGGTTTTATGTCAAGAATGCCAACATTTAGGCGTCGTTTTAGGAATCTAGTGAAGGTGCTGTATTTGGATGTAATTGAAACTGGTCAAGAAGCAGATCAAGATGGAACACATGTAAAACCTAAGCGTGGAGGTAGATTTTTCCTTGGACGAGGCCAGAAGAAGGATAAGGGCAACATTGTAGAGACTAGCAGCCGGAACAAGAGCAATCATGCAGACATGGTATAA
- the LOC141664100 gene encoding putative membrane protein At3g27390 isoform X3 yields MDVPAGFFNTLWSFITFLPFFFLLFLLGLLKGAIICPIAAGIITIGDSAVVIGLWPAHCIWTYYCVIKTKRLGWVLKILLVLCLPLPLVLWPTIVIVASILGGIAYGFFAPLIATFEFIGRNTTEKTLHCFIDGVIPTIGGSCTVVRDLTDFCFHSYFSFMDELIEEIPADENPVDVKLLKLPQCLLVMVLAVPVDVPLITAIALWKSPYMLYRGWKRLFEDLVGREGPFLETVCVPFAALAIILWPLAVVGALIGAFFSSFFLGLYSGVIVQQEDSFQMGLAFLIAVISLFDEYTNDMLYLREGSCFPSLMAARPKYRRNMDPPNSIERMKSIENESVKTKERECLQGTKLASQRSKTLKWAIQQYTVVQSCEVNGRILLRDGLLDVKDIAECILKGNCKKLEIKLPAWTILQCLLASAKSESPGLLISDDIQLTATNWPRDKMFEWFVGPLLIMKEQIKGMKLEENEEICLKKLVMGYKNENTEDWDDSDFPSSDTVRRAQLQAIIRRLQGIIGFMSRMPTFRRRFRNLVKVLYLDVIETGQEADQDGTHVKPKRGGRFFLGRGQKKDKGNIVETSSRNKSNHADMV; encoded by the exons ATGGATGTTCCTGCTGGATTTTTCAATACCTTGTGGAGCTTTATCACCTTTCTTCccttcttcttccttctcttcCTCCTTGGTCTTCTTAAAG GGGCAATTATATGCCCGATTGCAGCAGGAATCATTACTATTGGAGATTCAGCTGTGGTGATTGGTCTTTGGCCTGCACATTGCATATGGACTTACTACTGTGTTATAAA AACGAAGAGGCTTGGATGGGTTCTTAAGATTCTCTTAGTGCTTTGTCTACCGCTGCCTTTAGTCCTATGGCCGACTATTGTGATTGTAGCAAGCATCCTCGGAGGAATTGCTTATGGGTTCTTTGCACCCTTAATTGCAACTTTTGAGTTCATAGGACGTAACACTACAGAGAAAACGCTACATTGTTTTATT GATGGTGTCATTCCCACAATTGGGGGAAGCTGCACTGTCGTACGAGATCTCACAGATTTTTGCTTTCACTCCTACTTTTCTTTTATGGATGAACTGATCGAGGAAATACCTGCCGATGAGAATCCCGTTGACGTAAA GTTGTTGAAGCTCCCACAGTGCTTGCTTGTTATGGTTCTGGCAGTGCCGGTGGATGTGCCCTTAATTACAGCTATTGCTCTTTGGAAATCCCCATATATGTTGTACAGAGGATGGAAAAGACTATTTGAAGACCTAGTTGGAAGAGAAGGGCCATTTTTAGAGACAGTATGTGTTCCATTTGCAGCGCTTGCAATCATCCTATGGCCTTTAGCTGTAGTGGGAGCGTTAATTGGTGCTTTTTTCTCCAGCTTCTTCCTGGGGCTCTATAGTGGGGTTATTGTTCAGCAG GAAGACTCCTTTCAGATGGGGCTGGCATTTCTAATAGCTGTGATTTCATTGTTTGATGAATATACAAATGACATGCTTTATCTCAGGGAAGGATCCTGTTTTCCGAG TCTTATGGCAGCTAGGCCAAAATATCGTAGAAACATGGACCCTCCTAATAGCATTGAAAGAATGAAGTCCATTGAAAACGAAAGTGTTAAGACAAAAGAGAGGGAATGTTTACAAGGTACAAAACTGGCTTCTCAGAGATCAAAAACACTGAAGTGGGCTATTCAACAGTACACAGTTGTGCAG TCCTGTGAAGTGAATGGTAGGATACTACTACGTGATGGTTTGCTAGATGTCAAAGATATTGCGGAGTGCATACTGAAGGGAAATTGTAAAAAATTAGAGATCAAATTACCTGCCTGGACCATTTTGCAGTGTTTGCTTGCGTCTGCAAAGTCAGAGTCGCCTGGTTTGTTGATTT CTGATGACATTCAGCTGACAGCGACTAATTGGCCTAGGGATAAGATGTTTGAGTGGTTTGTCGGGCCTTTATTGATCATGAAGGAGCAGATCAAGGGAATGAagttagaagaaaatgaagaaatctGCCTTAAAAAGCTTGTCATGGGGTACAAAAATGAGAACACTGAAGACTGGGATGACTCCGACTTTCCATCATCTGATACTGTAAGAAGAGCGCAACTGCAAGCAATAATTAGGAG ACTGCAGGGTATTATTGGTTTTATGTCAAGAATGCCAACATTTAGGCGTCGTTTTAGGAATCTAGTGAAGGTGCTGTATTTGGATGTAATTGAAACTGGTCAAGAAGCAGATCAAGATGGAACACATGTAAAACCTAAGCGTGGAGGTAGATTTTTCCTTGGACGAGGCCAGAAGAAGGATAAGGGCAACATTGTAGAGACTAGCAGCCGGAACAAGAGCAATCATGCAGACATGGTATAA